In one Carettochelys insculpta isolate YL-2023 chromosome 6, ASM3395843v1, whole genome shotgun sequence genomic region, the following are encoded:
- the SGF29 gene encoding SAGA-associated factor 29 isoform X2: MRCSSQGPPETTCRMRIRSSGDMRSTSVRLASAPPTGLVRSMALVSADSRIAELLGELHRLLRQTQEERSRSEHNLVNIQKTHERMQTENKISPYYRTKLRGLYTTAKADAEAECNILRKALDKIAEIKSLLEERRIAAKIAGLYSDSEPPRKTMRRGVLMTLLQQSAMTLPLWIGKPGDKPPPLCGAIPAASDYVAKPGDKVAARVKAVDGDEQWILAEVVSYSHAANKYEVDDIDEEGKERHTLSRRRIIPLPQWKANPETDPEALFQKDQLVLALYPQTTCFYRALIHTPPQRPQDDYSVLFEDTSYADGYSPPLNVAQRYVVACKEPKKK, from the exons ATGCGCTGCAGTTCCCAAGGCCCTCCGGAAACTACATGTCGCATGAGGATCCGCAGTAGCGGGGACATGCGCAGTACATCCGTTCGTCTAGCCTCAGCGCCTCCCACTGGACTGGTGCG ATCCATGGCGCTGGTGTCCGCCGACTCGCGCATCGCCGAGCTGCTGGGCGAGCTGCACCGCCTCCTGCGGCAGACCCAG GAGGAGCGGTCGCGGAGTGAGCACAACCTCGTCAACATCCAGAAAACACATGAGCGGATGCAGACTGAGAACAAGA TCTCTCCCTATTACCGGACCAAGCTTCGTGGGCTCTACACAACAGCTAAAGCTGATGCAGAGGCGGAGTGCAA catCCTGCGCAAGGCGCTGGACAAGATTGCAGAGATCAAATCCCTCCTGGAGGAGCGGCGCATTG CTGCCAAGATCGCTGGACTCTACAGCGACTCGGAGCCGCCTCGGAAGACCATGCGCCGGGGCGTCCTGATGACCCTGCTGCAGCAGTCGGCCATGACGTTGCCCCTGTGGATCGGCAAGCCCGGGGACAA GCCGCCCCCGCTCTGTGGTGCCATCCCCGCTGCCAGTGACTACGTGGCCAAGCCCGGCGACAAGGTGGCTGCTCGCGTCAAGGCTGTGGACGGGGACGAGCAGTGGATCCTGGCTGAGGTGGTGAGCTACAGCCATGCTGCCAACAA GTACGAGGTGGACGACATTGACGAAGAGGGCAAAGA GCGTCACACCCTGAGCCGCCGGCGCATCATCCCCTTGCCCCAGTGGAAGGCGAACCCTGAGACGGACCCTGAGGCGCTGTTCCAGaaggaccagctggtgctggcgcTCTACCCCCAGACCACCTGCTTCTACCGGGCCCTGATCCACACCCCGCCCCAGCGG ccccaggatgATTACTCGGTGCTGTTCGAGGACACGTCCTATGCCGACGGGTACTCCCCACCGCTCAACGTGGCCCAGCGCTACGTGGTGGCCTGCAAGGAGCCTAAGAAGAAGTGA
- the SGF29 gene encoding SAGA-associated factor 29 isoform X1, whose protein sequence is MRCSSQGPPETTCRMRIRSSGDMRSTSVRLASAPPTGLVRSMALVSADSRIAELLGELHRLLRQTQEERSRSEHNLVNIQKTHERMQTENKISPYYRTKLRGLYTTAKADAEAECNILRKALDKIAEIKSLLEERRIAAKIAGLYSDSEPPRKTMRRGVLMTLLQQSAMTLPLWIGKPGDKPPPLCGAIPAASDYVAKPGDKVAARVKAVDGDEQWILAEVVSYSHAANKYEVDDIDEEGKERHTLSRRRIIPLPQWKANPETDPEALFQKDQLVLALYPQTTCFYRALIHTPPQRVRALPSARPGGGPLPGAGLGPGEWGRGVVLSPDKGGGGA, encoded by the exons ATGCGCTGCAGTTCCCAAGGCCCTCCGGAAACTACATGTCGCATGAGGATCCGCAGTAGCGGGGACATGCGCAGTACATCCGTTCGTCTAGCCTCAGCGCCTCCCACTGGACTGGTGCG ATCCATGGCGCTGGTGTCCGCCGACTCGCGCATCGCCGAGCTGCTGGGCGAGCTGCACCGCCTCCTGCGGCAGACCCAG GAGGAGCGGTCGCGGAGTGAGCACAACCTCGTCAACATCCAGAAAACACATGAGCGGATGCAGACTGAGAACAAGA TCTCTCCCTATTACCGGACCAAGCTTCGTGGGCTCTACACAACAGCTAAAGCTGATGCAGAGGCGGAGTGCAA catCCTGCGCAAGGCGCTGGACAAGATTGCAGAGATCAAATCCCTCCTGGAGGAGCGGCGCATTG CTGCCAAGATCGCTGGACTCTACAGCGACTCGGAGCCGCCTCGGAAGACCATGCGCCGGGGCGTCCTGATGACCCTGCTGCAGCAGTCGGCCATGACGTTGCCCCTGTGGATCGGCAAGCCCGGGGACAA GCCGCCCCCGCTCTGTGGTGCCATCCCCGCTGCCAGTGACTACGTGGCCAAGCCCGGCGACAAGGTGGCTGCTCGCGTCAAGGCTGTGGACGGGGACGAGCAGTGGATCCTGGCTGAGGTGGTGAGCTACAGCCATGCTGCCAACAA GTACGAGGTGGACGACATTGACGAAGAGGGCAAAGA GCGTCACACCCTGAGCCGCCGGCGCATCATCCCCTTGCCCCAGTGGAAGGCGAACCCTGAGACGGACCCTGAGGCGCTGTTCCAGaaggaccagctggtgctggcgcTCTACCCCCAGACCACCTGCTTCTACCGGGCCCTGATCCACACCCCGCCCCAGCGGGTAAGGGCCCTCCCCTCGGCAAGGCCTGGCGGAGGGCCCTTgcctggggcggggctgggcccaggcgagtggggccggggggtggtGCTGAGCCCAG acaaaggaggaggtggagcctga
- the SGF29 gene encoding SAGA-associated factor 29 isoform X3 produces MALVSADSRIAELLGELHRLLRQTQEERSRSEHNLVNIQKTHERMQTENKISPYYRTKLRGLYTTAKADAEAECNILRKALDKIAEIKSLLEERRIAAKIAGLYSDSEPPRKTMRRGVLMTLLQQSAMTLPLWIGKPGDKPPPLCGAIPAASDYVAKPGDKVAARVKAVDGDEQWILAEVVSYSHAANKYEVDDIDEEGKERHTLSRRRIIPLPQWKANPETDPEALFQKDQLVLALYPQTTCFYRALIHTPPQRVRALPSARPGGGPLPGAGLGPGEWGRGVVLSPDKGGGGA; encoded by the exons ATGGCGCTGGTGTCCGCCGACTCGCGCATCGCCGAGCTGCTGGGCGAGCTGCACCGCCTCCTGCGGCAGACCCAG GAGGAGCGGTCGCGGAGTGAGCACAACCTCGTCAACATCCAGAAAACACATGAGCGGATGCAGACTGAGAACAAGA TCTCTCCCTATTACCGGACCAAGCTTCGTGGGCTCTACACAACAGCTAAAGCTGATGCAGAGGCGGAGTGCAA catCCTGCGCAAGGCGCTGGACAAGATTGCAGAGATCAAATCCCTCCTGGAGGAGCGGCGCATTG CTGCCAAGATCGCTGGACTCTACAGCGACTCGGAGCCGCCTCGGAAGACCATGCGCCGGGGCGTCCTGATGACCCTGCTGCAGCAGTCGGCCATGACGTTGCCCCTGTGGATCGGCAAGCCCGGGGACAA GCCGCCCCCGCTCTGTGGTGCCATCCCCGCTGCCAGTGACTACGTGGCCAAGCCCGGCGACAAGGTGGCTGCTCGCGTCAAGGCTGTGGACGGGGACGAGCAGTGGATCCTGGCTGAGGTGGTGAGCTACAGCCATGCTGCCAACAA GTACGAGGTGGACGACATTGACGAAGAGGGCAAAGA GCGTCACACCCTGAGCCGCCGGCGCATCATCCCCTTGCCCCAGTGGAAGGCGAACCCTGAGACGGACCCTGAGGCGCTGTTCCAGaaggaccagctggtgctggcgcTCTACCCCCAGACCACCTGCTTCTACCGGGCCCTGATCCACACCCCGCCCCAGCGGGTAAGGGCCCTCCCCTCGGCAAGGCCTGGCGGAGGGCCCTTgcctggggcggggctgggcccaggcgagtggggccggggggtggtGCTGAGCCCAG acaaaggaggaggtggagcctga